From Pseudomonas sp. LS1212, the proteins below share one genomic window:
- a CDS encoding 1-acyl-sn-glycerol-3-phosphate acyltransferase yields the protein MLYLVRMLLLSLHFFLAGVLGVLIGLCRPFNPDNSRLYARLYGWAATWILRLKIQSEVGPLFDQPPGCVIIANHQSNYDLFVLGPVVPRRTVCIGKKSLKWVPLFGQLFWLGGNVLIERGNAHQARRAMLTTTRTLQKENTSIWVFPEGTRNAEADLLSFKKGAFQMAIEAGVPIVPVCVSRYARRMRLNRWNSGHIIIRSLAPIPTAGLGQQDMPALIERCREQMQQCIQNMERELQYA from the coding sequence ATGCTTTACCTCGTACGCATGTTGCTGTTGAGTCTGCACTTTTTCCTGGCCGGCGTGCTGGGCGTGCTGATCGGTTTGTGCCGGCCGTTCAACCCGGACAACAGCCGACTATATGCCCGGCTTTATGGCTGGGCGGCGACGTGGATCCTGCGCCTGAAGATCCAGTCCGAGGTCGGCCCGCTGTTCGACCAGCCGCCGGGCTGCGTGATCATCGCCAACCATCAATCCAACTATGACCTGTTCGTGCTCGGCCCTGTCGTGCCGCGGCGTACCGTATGCATTGGCAAGAAGAGCCTGAAATGGGTACCGCTGTTCGGCCAGCTGTTCTGGCTGGGCGGCAATGTCCTGATCGAGCGCGGCAATGCCCATCAGGCGCGCAGGGCCATGCTCACCACGACGCGTACGCTGCAAAAGGAAAACACGTCGATCTGGGTGTTCCCGGAAGGCACGCGCAACGCCGAGGCCGATCTTTTGTCCTTCAAGAAAGGCGCTTTCCAGATGGCGATCGAGGCCGGGGTGCCCATCGTTCCCGTCTGCGTCAGCCGCTATGCGCGAAGGATGCGGCTCAATCGCTGGAACAGTGGCCACATCATTATCCGCTCGCTGGCCCCCATTCCCACCGCAGGTCTTGGCCAACAGGACATGCCCGCCCTGATCGAGCGTTGTCGCGAGCAAATGCAGCAATGCATCCAGAACATGGAGCGGGAGTTGCAATACGCCTGA
- a CDS encoding magnesium and cobalt transport protein CorA: MGRVVAAAVYSAGKRVTNINLDEGSQWASTPGHFVWIGLEEPSVEQLTTLQRQFNLHELAIEDALEKHSRPKLETFGDALFIVTYSPIRHEGKLQFIETHIFAGNGYIITARNGSSASYARVRSRCEARPLLLEHGEDFVLYALLDFVTENYQPVSEAIHDEIEELERNVLSGSLKEGDIRLLHNLRRDILRLHRYVAPMVEVSEELQRLDFPFIDKNMRPYFRDVQIHVTRQMEDLMGIRDIASQTIEIGMLLESSRQSITQRKFAAWAAILAFPTAVAGIYGMNFENMPELAWQYGYFGVLGVISVGCVTLYASFKRSGWL; this comes from the coding sequence ATGGGTCGAGTCGTTGCTGCCGCGGTGTATAGCGCCGGTAAAAGAGTTACCAATATCAACCTCGATGAAGGCAGCCAATGGGCGAGCACACCCGGTCATTTCGTCTGGATCGGCCTGGAGGAACCCAGCGTCGAGCAACTGACCACCCTGCAACGGCAGTTCAACCTGCATGAACTGGCCATCGAAGACGCCCTGGAGAAGCACAGTCGGCCCAAGCTGGAAACCTTCGGCGATGCGCTGTTTATCGTGACCTACTCACCGATCCGGCACGAGGGCAAGTTGCAGTTCATCGAAACGCATATCTTTGCCGGCAATGGCTACATCATCACTGCCCGCAACGGCAGTTCGGCCTCCTACGCGCGGGTGCGCTCACGCTGCGAAGCGCGCCCCCTGCTGCTCGAACATGGCGAAGACTTCGTGCTGTATGCCCTGCTCGACTTCGTTACCGAGAACTACCAGCCGGTCAGCGAAGCGATCCATGACGAGATCGAGGAGCTCGAGCGCAACGTACTCAGCGGCTCGCTCAAGGAAGGTGACATCCGCCTGCTCCATAACCTGCGCCGTGACATTCTGCGCCTGCATCGCTATGTAGCGCCGATGGTCGAGGTCAGCGAGGAACTGCAGCGCCTGGACTTCCCATTCATCGACAAGAACATGCGCCCGTATTTTCGCGATGTGCAAATCCACGTCACGCGGCAGATGGAGGACTTGATGGGCATCCGCGACATTGCCAGCCAGACCATTGAAATCGGCATGCTGCTGGAGTCATCGCGGCAAAGCATCACCCAGCGCAAATTCGCCGCCTGGGCAGCGATCCTGGCCTTTCCCACGGCCGTTGCAGGGATTTACGGAATGAACTTCGAGAACATGCCGGAGCTGGCCTGGCAATATGGCTACTTCGGTGTGCTGGGGGTGATTTCCGTGGGCTGTGTGACGTTGTACGCAAGCTTCAAGCGGTCCGGGTGGCTGTAA
- a CDS encoding amidotransferase: MSLRICILETDVLRPELVEQYQGYGRMFEQLFARQPIAAQFSVYNVMHGDYPGEDLQFDAYLVTGSKADSFGTDPWIETLKTFLLQRYERGDKLLGVCFGHQLLALLLGGKSERSTQGWGVGTHRYTLAHQAPWMSPAVEDLTLLISHQDQVTRLPENATVVASSEFCPIAAYQINDQVLCFQGHPEFVHDYSRALLDARQDKLGEQVYKTGMASLAQEHQGTTVAEWMMRFVAHKPQAASIS; this comes from the coding sequence ATGTCGTTACGCATCTGCATCCTCGAAACCGATGTTCTGCGGCCTGAACTCGTCGAACAGTACCAGGGCTACGGACGGATGTTCGAGCAACTGTTTGCCCGCCAGCCGATTGCCGCCCAGTTCAGCGTGTACAACGTCATGCATGGCGATTATCCGGGCGAAGATCTGCAGTTCGATGCGTATCTGGTCACTGGCAGCAAGGCCGACTCATTCGGCACAGACCCCTGGATCGAAACGCTCAAGACCTTCCTGCTGCAGCGCTACGAGCGTGGCGACAAACTGTTGGGCGTGTGTTTCGGTCATCAGTTGCTGGCATTGCTGCTGGGTGGCAAGAGCGAGCGCTCGACCCAAGGCTGGGGCGTGGGCACCCATCGCTACACCCTGGCGCACCAGGCGCCGTGGATGAGCCCTGCGGTTGAAGACTTGACCTTGTTGATCAGCCACCAGGACCAGGTCACCCGACTACCGGAAAACGCTACCGTGGTGGCTTCCAGCGAGTTCTGCCCGATCGCGGCCTATCAGATCAACGATCAGGTATTGTGCTTCCAGGGGCATCCGGAATTCGTTCACGACTATTCCCGGGCCTTGCTCGACGCGCGCCAGGACAAACTGGGCGAGCAGGTCTACAAGACCGGCATGGCCAGCCTGGCCCAGGAACACCAGGGCACTACCGTGGCCGAGTGGATGATGCGTTTCGTGGCGCATAAACCCCAGGCCGCCTCGATCTCCTGA
- a CDS encoding cytochrome c: protein MRYWIALLPALLHAPLFAAQLTLDLGSSSRTWQTEALLKHPQAQTITIEDDVSYKKTMQYRAVPISALLGGVSAQDHLQAVASDGFAAEMPAAPLLSSGPARAWLAVEDPAQPWPPLAKGKASAGPFYLVWTAPQAGHISPEQWPFNVASIRRLAPVAERFPAMRPDPRLAAEDPVNLGFALFQKNCLACHRLNGAGDAQMGPDLNIPYSPTEYLSGDFLRRYIRDPQSLRQWPQAKMPGFNQTVLPDAELDKLIGYLRHMAGRKQ, encoded by the coding sequence ATGCGCTATTGGATTGCCCTGCTACCCGCACTGCTGCACGCCCCCCTGTTTGCGGCACAACTGACGCTCGACCTGGGTTCCTCCAGCCGCACCTGGCAGACCGAGGCCCTGCTCAAACACCCGCAAGCGCAGACGATCACGATCGAAGACGACGTATCCTACAAAAAGACCATGCAATACCGCGCCGTGCCCATCAGTGCCCTACTGGGTGGCGTAAGCGCGCAAGATCACTTGCAAGCAGTGGCATCAGACGGTTTCGCGGCGGAAATGCCGGCGGCCCCTTTATTGAGCAGCGGCCCGGCTCGCGCCTGGCTGGCGGTGGAAGATCCGGCGCAGCCATGGCCACCCCTGGCCAAGGGCAAAGCCAGCGCCGGGCCTTTCTATCTGGTCTGGACCGCCCCCCAGGCCGGGCATATCAGCCCCGAACAATGGCCCTTCAATGTCGCCAGCATTCGCCGCCTGGCCCCAGTCGCCGAGCGTTTCCCGGCCATGCGTCCCGACCCGCGGCTGGCCGCTGAAGATCCGGTGAACCTGGGTTTTGCCCTGTTTCAAAAAAACTGCCTGGCCTGCCACCGTCTCAACGGTGCAGGTGACGCGCAGATGGGGCCCGATCTGAATATTCCCTATAGTCCGACCGAGTATTTAAGCGGGGATTTCTTGCGGCGTTATATACGCGACCCGCAGAGCCTGCGGCAGTGGCCGCAGGCGAAGATGCCGGGGTTCAATCAGACCGTGTTGCCGGATGCGGAGTTGGACAAGTTGATTGGTTATCTACGGCACATGGCCGGGCGAAAACAGTGA
- a CDS encoding transglutaminase family protein: protein MRLTIRHETAYHYEDQVRASIQYLRLPPHDSDRQQVLSWQLDLPRPVRAQLDPFGNILHVLTLDEPHDAIIIGARGQVEIDETQEAEHESQSALPFLRFTRLTEADEALRSFAAKECRKRKNRSALIDLMQALNQHMAYKPGTTEVDTSAAEAFAGRVGVCQDHTHAFLACARSLGVPARYVSGYLFSAESEHLASHAWAEAWLDDAWYSFDVTNQLARPERHLKLAVGLDYLDACPVRGMRRGGGFEQMHAKVLVTPTLSVQQQ from the coding sequence ATGAGACTGACCATTCGCCACGAAACCGCCTACCACTATGAAGATCAGGTACGCGCAAGCATCCAGTATCTGCGCCTGCCCCCCCATGACAGCGATCGTCAGCAGGTGCTCAGTTGGCAGCTCGATCTGCCGCGCCCGGTGCGGGCGCAGTTGGACCCGTTCGGCAATATCCTGCATGTGCTCACTCTGGATGAGCCCCATGACGCGATCATTATCGGTGCGCGCGGCCAGGTGGAAATCGACGAAACGCAAGAGGCTGAACATGAGAGTCAGTCGGCCTTGCCGTTCCTGCGCTTTACCCGGCTGACCGAGGCCGACGAGGCGCTGCGCAGTTTTGCCGCCAAAGAGTGCCGCAAACGCAAGAATCGCTCGGCACTGATCGACCTGATGCAGGCGCTCAACCAGCACATGGCTTATAAACCGGGCACCACCGAAGTGGACACCAGCGCCGCCGAGGCCTTCGCCGGGCGTGTAGGCGTGTGTCAGGACCATACCCATGCCTTCCTGGCCTGCGCACGCAGCCTGGGCGTTCCGGCGCGGTATGTGTCGGGGTATCTGTTCAGTGCCGAAAGCGAGCACCTGGCCAGCCATGCTTGGGCGGAGGCCTGGCTGGATGACGCCTGGTACAGTTTCGATGTGACCAACCAGCTGGCGCGGCCAGAGCGTCATTTGAAGCTGGCCGTGGGCCTGGATTACCTCGATGCCTGCCCGGTTCGCGGCATGCGCCGTGGCGGCGGGTTCGAGCAGATGCATGCCAAGGTGCTGGTTACGCCGACGTTGAGCGTGCAGCAACAGTGA
- a CDS encoding alpha-E domain-containing protein, with product MLSRTASDLYWMSRYLERAENLARMLDVSYSLSLMPQDGRGDGLDEMAMPLLITGTLDDYLERHGQLHAERLLHFFALDAANPASIYSCLGAARASAHAVRGRITADMWENINATWLEIRGIAEQGLSRYGMSRFCEWIKERSHLFRGASYGTIMRNDAFRFIRLGTFIERADNTLRLLDARYEMLGDEAEAVSDSSARGYYQWSALLRALSSFEAYTEIYRDAPGARHVAELLLLRADVPRSLRACTEEIDQILASLPGANGRPAQRLAVEIDARLRYTAIDEILGEGLHAWLTEYIPLVRQLGNAIHSAYLEAA from the coding sequence ATGTTAAGTAGAACTGCCTCGGATTTGTATTGGATGTCGCGTTATCTGGAACGAGCGGAAAATCTCGCGCGGATGCTCGATGTCAGTTACTCGTTGTCGTTGATGCCACAGGACGGCCGAGGCGATGGCCTCGATGAAATGGCCATGCCGCTGCTGATAACCGGCACCCTGGATGATTACCTGGAACGTCATGGCCAGCTCCACGCCGAACGCTTGCTGCACTTCTTTGCACTGGATGCGGCGAACCCGGCGAGCATCTACAGCTGCCTGGGCGCGGCACGGGCCAGTGCCCATGCAGTACGTGGGCGGATTACCGCCGACATGTGGGAAAACATCAACGCCACCTGGCTGGAGATTCGCGGAATCGCCGAGCAGGGGCTGAGCCGTTACGGCATGAGCCGATTCTGCGAGTGGATCAAGGAGCGTTCACACCTGTTCCGAGGCGCCAGCTACGGCACCATCATGCGCAACGATGCCTTTCGTTTCATTCGCCTGGGAACCTTTATCGAACGGGCCGACAACACCTTGCGCCTGCTCGACGCCCGCTACGAGATGCTCGGCGACGAGGCCGAAGCGGTCAGCGACAGTTCAGCCCGTGGTTATTACCAATGGAGTGCCTTGTTGCGGGCGTTGTCGTCGTTCGAGGCGTACACCGAGATTTACCGTGACGCGCCGGGGGCAAGGCATGTGGCCGAGCTGCTGTTGCTGCGCGCCGATGTGCCGCGTTCGCTGCGGGCCTGCACCGAAGAAATCGACCAGATCCTGGCGAGCCTGCCAGGTGCCAACGGTCGTCCGGCACAACGCCTGGCGGTGGAAATCGATGCCCGACTGCGCTACACCGCCATTGATGAAATCCTCGGTGAAGGTCTGCACGCCTGGTTGACCGAATATATCCCGCTGGTACGCCAGCTGGGCAATGCCATTCACAGCGCTTACCTGGAGGCAGCATGA
- a CDS encoding circularly permuted type 2 ATP-grasp protein: MIRTYFDEMYAADGQVRPHYREFARWLAETPQELLAQRRREADLLFHRAGITFTLYGDEQGTERLIPFDTIPRSIPASEWRVVERGCIQRVKALNLFLADLYHDQRIIKAGIIPAEQVLANDQYQLAMQGLNLHRDIYSHISGVDLVRDGDGTYYVLEDNLRTPSGVSYMLEDRKMMMRLFPELFAAQRIAPIDHYPNLLLDTLKSSSPLENPSVVVLTPGRFNSAFFEHAFLAREMGVELVEGADLFVRDDHVFMRTTDGPKPVDVIYRRLDDAFLDPLAFNPQSMLGVPGLLSAYRSGNVVLANAIGTGVADDKSVYPYVTDMIRFYLDEEPILKNVPTWQCRKPEELSHVLAHLPELVVKETQGSGGYGMLVGPAATRAELEAFAARIKARPNAYIAQPTLSLSTCPTFVENGIAPRHIDLRPFVLAGRETRVVPGGLTRVALREGSLVVNSSQGGGTKDTWVVED, from the coding sequence ATGATCCGCACCTATTTTGATGAAATGTATGCTGCCGACGGCCAGGTCCGTCCGCACTATCGGGAGTTCGCCCGTTGGTTGGCCGAGACGCCTCAGGAGCTTCTGGCACAACGGCGACGAGAGGCCGATTTGTTGTTTCATCGCGCCGGTATCACTTTCACGCTCTACGGTGACGAGCAGGGCACCGAGCGATTGATCCCGTTCGATACAATCCCGCGCAGTATTCCGGCCAGTGAGTGGCGGGTGGTCGAGCGCGGCTGTATTCAGCGGGTCAAGGCCTTGAACCTGTTTCTCGCGGACCTTTACCACGATCAACGGATCATCAAGGCCGGGATCATTCCGGCCGAGCAGGTGCTGGCCAACGATCAGTACCAGTTGGCCATGCAGGGCTTGAACCTGCACCGCGATATCTATTCGCACATCTCCGGGGTCGATCTGGTGCGTGATGGCGATGGCACTTACTACGTGCTGGAAGACAACCTGCGCACGCCCAGCGGTGTCAGCTACATGCTTGAAGACCGCAAGATGATGATGCGGCTGTTTCCCGAGCTGTTCGCTGCCCAGCGCATCGCGCCGATCGACCACTACCCGAACCTGTTGCTCGATACCCTCAAAAGCTCGAGCCCCCTGGAAAACCCGAGCGTCGTGGTGCTGACCCCCGGGCGGTTCAACAGTGCCTTTTTCGAGCATGCCTTCCTGGCGCGGGAAATGGGCGTGGAGCTGGTGGAGGGCGCCGACCTGTTCGTGCGTGACGACCACGTGTTCATGCGCACCACGGACGGGCCCAAGCCGGTGGATGTGATTTACCGGCGCCTGGACGATGCCTTCCTCGATCCGCTGGCATTCAACCCGCAATCAATGCTCGGCGTGCCGGGGCTGCTGTCGGCCTATCGGTCCGGCAACGTGGTGTTGGCCAACGCCATCGGCACCGGGGTGGCCGATGACAAATCGGTATACCCCTATGTCACCGACATGATTCGCTTCTACCTGGATGAAGAGCCGATCCTCAAGAACGTGCCGACCTGGCAATGCCGCAAGCCCGAGGAGCTGTCCCATGTGCTGGCGCATTTGCCGGAACTGGTGGTCAAGGAAACCCAGGGCTCCGGCGGCTACGGCATGCTGGTCGGGCCTGCCGCCACGCGCGCCGAGCTCGAGGCCTTTGCCGCCCGGATCAAGGCCAGGCCAAATGCCTACATCGCCCAGCCGACCTTGTCGCTGTCGACGTGCCCGACGTTCGTCGAGAACGGTATCGCCCCACGTCATATCGACCTGCGCCCGTTTGTGCTGGCCGGCCGCGAGACCCGGGTTGTGCCAGGTGGCCTGACCCGTGTCGCACTGCGTGAGGGTTCTCTGGTGGTCAACTCCTCCCAGGGCGGTGGAACCAAGGACACCTGGGTGGTAGAGGATTAA
- a CDS encoding ribonuclease E inhibitor RraB, with product MSTAYQEDISSSVLRRMKEGGFDFARIHPIEFYAIFPDEERARRAAGKFRGESLSAQVSERDDGGWSLELSKVMYATYGGIGEFEQNFEAVIAPLGGEIEGWGVKQEVRRPLA from the coding sequence ATGAGCACAGCCTATCAAGAAGACATCAGCAGCAGTGTGCTGCGCCGCATGAAAGAAGGCGGTTTCGACTTTGCACGTATTCACCCCATCGAGTTCTACGCCATATTCCCGGATGAGGAACGGGCGCGCAGGGCTGCGGGCAAATTTCGTGGAGAGTCATTGAGTGCGCAAGTCAGTGAACGGGATGACGGCGGCTGGAGCCTTGAATTGAGCAAGGTGATGTACGCCACCTATGGCGGTATTGGTGAGTTCGAGCAGAACTTCGAAGCCGTCATCGCCCCCCTGGGCGGAGAGATCGAAGGTTGGGGTGTCAAGCAGGAGGTCAGGCGCCCATTGGCATGA